AATGCCGACCGCACGCCATCGGTTCGGTGCTGCCGAGTGCCTCGGCCGCATCTATGTGTTCGGTGGCTGGGGCGAAGGCGGCCAGTTGCTCAAATCAGCCGAGGTTTATGACCCGATAACCCGGCAATGGTCGCCAATCGAGACCCTGCCCAGCCCCCGTGCTAGCGTGTTCGCTGGCGGAATCTACTACGGCCTTGGGGTCCACTGCATCGGTGGTTGGACTGGAACCAGCTCGCTCCGGGACAATCTGCAGTTCCAACCGTCGTCCGGACACTGGACCGCACGTGCACCGATGCCCACGGCCCGGTGCGAAGGTGCTGCCGTCTCGACCGGCGCGTACATATACTGTGTCGGCGGAACTGCAGACGGAATTCTGCCTCTCGACATCAATGAAACCTACGACTATCACGGTGACCGGTGGCTCACCTTTGTTCCAATGCCCACCCCCCGTGCTGGCTGCGCTGCAGGCTGGACTGGTGAGCTTGCCGTGCTCGGTGGGTTGATGCTTGATGGCCGGCCCACATCCCGGTATGAGATCTTCGATCCGAATCGCAGCCTCTGGCGGGAAGGCCAGCCGCTCCCAGAGTCCTTGAAATACCTGAGTGCGGCAACGGCCAAGGCCGGGCACGAATCCTACCTCTTCGTAGCCGGCGGCATTGACCGGAACGAGCAACCAAGTAACCGAGTATATCGGGCACTGTACGCAGTCGGACTCGCGGATGAAACTGGCCAACGCCTGAATTGCCCCCTGAAAACTCTGTTCAGCCGACCCGGCGAAGTCCTGGCCGTAACCGATAGCCCGGCCGACTTCTTTTCTGTTGCCGGCCGGCTCGTTGCCCGTTCGACCGAACCTAGCCGGCCTCGCTGCCCATCACTCAGCCCCGGCACTTACTTCATCCGGTTCAAGTCCGGAACTCTTGCAAGGCTCATTGTCATCAACCGCTAGTCCGACAGTAATGCAAGAGCGGGCCGATACTGGCCCGCTCTTCTGTTTCTCTTGTTTCCGGTTACTTCGTGCCGTAGGTCACGGCAACCGTTGTCTTACCTTCATCGGTCCCAACCATCACCGTCGCAAACTGCTTCTCGTCTGGTGACTGGTGCATCAGCATCGTTCCCTCGCCTGTCTCCATGACCGCACTCTCCTTCCAGCCCTGACCGACAAACGATGCCTTGAACCAGTTGACAACCGCATCCTTGGCATCCGTTGTCTCGAAGGAGTACACGCTACCTTTGCCTTCACCAGTTGATAGCGACCACTTGGCAACGGCCTTAGCACCAGGATATCGCAGGAAAGCGGGCAAGTCAGAGACATCCACGTCGCCACTGACGTCAATCTGAGCCTTACCGCCGGTCGCCGTCTTGACCGCGTTCTCAAGCGCCTTTTCGGTCGCCTTGCGTGCAATGTTCTCACCACACTTCATGCAGCCGGTGTTGGCCACAACCGCGAATCCGAGCACGAACACGACTATCAGATAGCTGACAATCCGCACTGACTACCTCCTTATGGTATGCCACAGCTTAGACAATAATCAGCCCGGGTCAAGCAATGCCACGTCGGCTTGACCCTCCGATACCCGGTTCTATACTTCCTCGCTCCATGCCAGACGAATTCATCCAGGTCCGCGGTGCGCGCGAACACAATCTCAAGAACGTTCACCTTGCAATCCCGCGCAACAAGCTGGTCGTCATTACCGGCATCTCCGGCTCCGGCAAGTCCTCGCTTGCGTTCGACACTATCTACGCCGAAGGCCAGCGCCGCTACATTGAG
This sequence is a window from candidate division WOR-3 bacterium. Protein-coding genes within it:
- a CDS encoding kelch repeat-containing protein — protein: MRRIFVAITLICLSSWAWEAVAPLPSPRYGGALVAVGSKLYYIGGSAVGGVKTRTMFIYDVAADSWSVGESMPTARHRFGAAECLGRIYVFGGWGEGGQLLKSAEVYDPITRQWSPIETLPSPRASVFAGGIYYGLGVHCIGGWTGTSSLRDNLQFQPSSGHWTARAPMPTARCEGAAVSTGAYIYCVGGTADGILPLDINETYDYHGDRWLTFVPMPTPRAGCAAGWTGELAVLGGLMLDGRPTSRYEIFDPNRSLWREGQPLPESLKYLSAATAKAGHESYLFVAGGIDRNEQPSNRVYRALYAVGLADETGQRLNCPLKTLFSRPGEVLAVTDSPADFFSVAGRLVARSTEPSRPRCPSLSPGTYFIRFKSGTLARLIVINR